A part of Oncorhynchus gorbuscha isolate QuinsamMale2020 ecotype Even-year linkage group LG09, OgorEven_v1.0, whole genome shotgun sequence genomic DNA contains:
- the LOC124043499 gene encoding NADH dehydrogenase [ubiquinone] 1 beta subcomplex subunit 9-like encodes MRSSVRETVRPEDVFLCMSLLANAPMTLPTSVNWDFCWRSSVCDLHTVPEWCLDHWHPSDGHVSYFAKREQWKNLREQSWDREVQELQGVTPAIGPKSEALPPVRKNCDLPPLWWQYATYPRECPIFQPPDDTTW; translated from the exons ATGCGCAGTTCGGTGCGAGAGACCGTTAGACccgaggatgtgtttctgtgcaTGAGTTTGCTAGCCAACGCCCCCATGACATTGCCTACCAGCGTGAACTGGGATTTCTGTTGGAGAAGTAGTGTCTGTGATCTTCATACG GTCCCTGAATGGTGTCTAGATCACTGGCATCCCTCAGACGGCCATGTATCCTACTTTGCCAAGAGGGAGCAGTGGAAGAACCTGCGAGAACagagctgggacagagag GTCCAGGAGCTGCAGGGAGTGACCCCTGCCATTGGGCCCAAGTCGGAGGCCTTACCCCCAGTCCGCAAGAACTGCGACCTGCCCCCTCTGTGGTGGCAGTACGCCACCTACCCCAGGGAGTGTCCCATCTTTCAGCCCCCGGATGACACTACCTGGTAA
- the LOC124043498 gene encoding E3 ubiquitin-protein ligase RNF139-like, producing the protein MASANVRIGQQALTVLDVALRVPCIFIIDAIFNSYYDPGSGWAGTAGKILIRVMGITVSSVVLVLSQKALFKVYTLFFAVLLGVAAVLINYYATSHIDFYSAYYKAALGFRLLPRNGPTLWLGMAVVQLLFGMGYVVLLNLQSVFAALMVLDIMIPLLGLIIELPVDVRQLVAVASGLALALNTAVCLALKLKWFYYSCRYVYLLVRHMYRIYGLQLLVEDTWKRIRFPDVLRVFWLTRMTVQAIILVYVVKVVRHESGDHSYLTWDVFWDLFSNLIISGCDSMLTVLGMSAVISSIAHYLGLSILAFIGSTEEEDKRLGFVAPVLFFILALQTGLSGLDPEERLVRLSRNMCLLLTAILHFIHGMTDPVLMSLSASHVSSFRRHFPVLLVSLCLFVLPVVLSYALWHHYALNTWLFAVTAFCVELCLKVVVSLTVYGLFMVDGYYNVLWEKLDDYVYYVRSMGSIIEFVFGVIMFGNGAYTMMFEAGSKIRACMMCLHAYFNIYLQAKNGWKTFINRRTAVKKINSLPEVKGDQLRDIEDVCAICYQEFATSARITPCQHYFHALCLRKWLYIQDTCPMCHQKVYIEEEVRDKAPFSNNNGYVAPGGDLGQFAAPGGAEDEAAAGGAEPENELLEDNDSIEYDEDEWGTQNRETPIEEDYINDDTDSNGD; encoded by the exons ATGGCATCAGCTAATGTCCGGATCGGTCAACAAGCCTTGACGGTGCTGGATGTGGCACTTCGCGTCCCTTGCATCTTTATTATCGACGCCATTTTTAACTCTTACTATGATCCTGGGTCAGGATGGGCCGGGACAGCGGGGAAGATTTTAATCCGAGTCATGG GTATCACAGTCTCCAGTGTGGTTCTGGTGTTATCACAGAAGGCCCTATTCAAGGTCTACACACTATTCTTCGCTGTGCTCCTGGGAGTGGCGGCCGTTCTTATCAACTACTACGCCACATCTCACATAGACTTCTACAGCGCCTACTACAAAGCAGCGCTGGGCTTCAGACTCCTCCCACGAAATGGGCCCACCCTATGGCTGGGCATGGCTGTGGTGCAACTCCTTTTTGGCATGGGCTATGTGGTGCTGCTAAACCTTCAGTCTGTGTTTGCTGCTCTTATGGTCCTGGATATCATGATTCCGCTGTTGGGGCTCATAATCGAGCTTCCCGTGGACGTACGGCAACTGGTAGCGGTGGCCTCTGGCCTGGCACTGGCTCTGAACACAGCTGTGTGCCTGGCCCTTAAGCTCAAGTGGTTCTACTACTCCTGCCGCTATGTCTACCTGCTGGTGCGTCACATGTACCGCATCTACGGGCTGCAACTTCTGGTGGAGGACACCTGGAAGAGGATCCGCTTCCCAGACGTGCTGCGTGTCTTCTGGCTCACACGCATGACAGTGCAGGCCATCATCCTAGTCTACGTGGTCAAGGTGGTGCGGCACGAGAGCGGCGACCACAGCTACCTGACGTGGGATGTTTTCTGGGACCTGTTCAGCAACCTCATCATCAGCGGCTGTGACTCTATGCTGACAGTGTTGGGCATGAGCGCGGTCATCTCCTCCATCGCGCACTACCTGGGGCTTAGCATCCTAGCATTCATCGGCTCCACCGAGGAGGAGGACAAGCGGCTGGGCTTTGTGGCACCTGTTCTCTTCTTCATCCTGGCCCTGCAAACGGGCCTGAGTGGTCTGGACCCAGAGGAACGGCTGGTACGGCTCAGCCGCAACATGTGCCTTCTGCTGACTGCCATCCTGCACTTCATCCATGGCATGACGGACCCTGTGCTCATGTCGCTGAGTGCCTCTCACGTCTCCTCCTTCCGCCGCCACTTTCCGGTTCTGCTGGTGTCGCTCTGTCTCTTTGTGCTGCCTGTTGTGCTTAGCTACGCCCTGTGGCACCACTATGCCCTCAACACCTGGCTGTTTGCCGTCACAGCCTTCTGCGTGGAGCTCTGCCTCAAGGTGGTGGTGTCGCTGACGGTCTACGGCCTCTTTATGGTGGATGGCTACTACAATGTGTTGTGGGAGAAGCTGGACGACTACGTCTACTACGTGCGCTCCATGGGCAGCATCATCGAGTTTGTCTTTGGCGTCATCATGTTTGGCAACGGCGCCTACACCATGATGTTTGAGGCGGGCAGCAAGATCCGCGCCTGCATGATGTGCCTCCACGCCTACTTCAACATCTACCTGCAGGCTAAGAACGGCTGGAAGACCTTCATCAACCGGCGTACGGCCGTCAAGAAGATAAACTCTCTGCCAGAGGTGAAGGGCGACCAGCTGCGTGACATTGAGGACGTCTGCGCTATATGCTACCAGGAGTTTGCCACGTCTGCACGCATCACCCCATGCCAACACTACTTCCACGCACTCTGCCTCCGTAAGTGGCTCTACATCCAGGACACATGTCCCATGTGCCACCAGAAGGTGTATATTGAGGAGGAGGTCCGGGACAAGGCACCCTTCTCCAACAACAACGGCTACGTGGCGCCAGGCGGGGATCTAGGCCAGTTTGCAGCGCCCGGCGGGGCAGAGGACGAAGCAGCCGCAGGTGGGGCTGAGCCTGAGAATGAACTACTGGAGGATAATGACAGTATTGAGTATGACGAGGATGAGTGGGGGACACAGAACAGGGAAACGCCTATAGAGGAAGACTATATTAATGATGACACAGACTCTAATGGGGACTGA